The segment TACTCACAGGGTAGAGTGTGGTGCAAGTTGGATTGCTCAAACTGCCGAGTCACTTTCACGACTCTCACCGGGATTGCCGAAGGACGCCAGTTCGGCATGTTCTTGTACAGCCCAACTGTTGTGGGCAGTTTCATGCCACGATTCCTCCTTAAGTAGCAACGGACATGGGATACCAGGCGTCAATGATACTTGACTCTCATCGTATTCTCCAGCCTATGTTCATGAGGATCTCGGAACGTCAACATACCGCTTCACACGCGGACAGCGTGCCACACCCCAGAGCCCAGCCGAAGAGGAACCAAACCGTGGCCATGGAAGTTGCCATATCCCTTGTCTATCCATGCCATCCGCTTCTGCTGCCACGAGTCGCCGTCCAACCGCGTTGACGCGTAGTCAAGCCAATGCCATTACTTCACACCAGATCCCTAGTCACCGGAGCAAATGTCACGATCTGGTCTTCCCTGTCTGGAGCACGGATTTGTTCATCACAGCTTGCTTTGATTGATTCCAGCACCTCAGATAAACCCGAGAaatggtggttgttgggggaTAGACCTTGGGGTCATTTTTGGCTTAATTCGCATTTTCCCTATGACGCCGCGAGCCACCCTGATGATGTGACAAAAGAGGTCTTCCGAGAGCGACGCAGAGAGGTATCCCAGCAACcctgatgctgatgttgttcaTGCAGACCGTTTCGAAAAACCCTCCACCCAAGAACCATGCCGACCAAACGCTCCCATCTCTAATCGTCCCAAATCATTTAAGCAGAGGCCTTGATCTTGGCGAGAGCCTTGCGCTCCTCGAAGCGGCGCTGCTTCTTGAGGCGCATAACCTTGAAGCGGTCGAAGTCGGTGAGGGCCTTGCGGCGCTCCTGCTGGAGCTGCTTCTTGGCCCAGTtgctctccttccacttggcatCGATGCCAGCGGCCTCCCAAGCCTTCTTGACGGCACCGGTGCGGGCACCACGGGGAAGcttctcgacgacgaggggGGTGAGAAGGGTTCTGGCGAGGGAAACGACGCCACGGGGGGCGGCGAGCTTGGGGTCGGACGAGGGGCCATCGACAAGGACCTGTGTATCGCGAAAAATGATCGTTTAGTTTCCTGTCCTCGCGTCTTGAATTTCAAATCGGTGGTTTCCACGCTCGGTTCAAACATACGCGCTTGTGGTCGACGATCTCGACGATGGTCGCGAGGCTGCCGGTCTCGAGCTTGAGGACACGGCCAACCTCAACGAGGCGCCAGGCGCTGGAACCGATCTGGATATCCGCCATTTTTCTTGTCGGTCTGAGTTGGGTTTGCTGGGTCAGCGACAAATCGGGAATCGGGGGAAAAGTGCGGATTGTCGCAAATTTCAGGAGAGAAGCCAAAAACGCCGTGGGATATGCTAGAGGCTTAGGGGGTTCGATATGCGTACCTTTGATGCTGGTTACGAGGCCGTCAAAGAGTCCAAGTCATCCACCTTGCATCGATATCCAGACCAATTTTTGTGTGCGCTCCGGTAATTGGCAGGGCTAGGCGAAAAGTTGCGGCCACAAATTATTCCGCCTCCGTGGCTTAGCTCGCAAGGTGCCTGGCGCATGGGTGTCAGCCACGACTAGCGCGGGGTTATCCCGGCTAATGCTTCAAAGTGGGCCTTATCGATAACGGTCAGCCACTGCAGTGGAAATTATCGCGGCCTCGACCACTCACCttccgtcatcaacatcgttAAATCGAAGGTCTCGACGCAACCTTGATGTTCAACAAGCAAAGCAAGGTGCACAGCGACACCATCGGCAACATTTCTCATAGACCCGTCTGCACACACATGCCCTGGCGATCAGGGTTACTTCCTTTGTGTTTACCAAGCACTTTCATCTTTTCGTTCCAGATTCACTTCTTGACTTGGAACTAAGGCAGTACAGAACGGTCCATCATCAGGCGTGAGTCCCGTTCAGGTGTGGACTCTGCTGACATCACGGAAGCCCAAAGCCAGCATGGAACCTGATATCAAGTTAGAATTCTTCCAGTTATGAAGTGGTCACATCGTAAGTCTCACCACCGCACAATACGTTTTCAGATATCTTTCGGGCCTTTTGGTGAAGCGGCTGTTCAGTTCGTTCCCTTCTGGACCACGCTCATCCACAAGAAGCCTACCTTTCATGCCCAACGTTGGCCAAAATTCCAAGCTGCCAGTCCACCTTTCCGTGCTTTGCCTTGATTTCCTTCCCAAATCAAAGGTGTATGGCTAGGGGACATGATGCCTTCATTGGCAGATGCTTAAAGAAGCAAGTGAAGTTGAACACCATGACATGACAATTGCGCATGTGAATGGCACGGATGATGACCGAAGGTCGGATTGTGGCTGGTTAGGTCGACAATAAGCTTTTGATGGATCCACTGCACTAACAGCCGCAACGATCCGTTTCCGCGGCCGATGAATTCTCAAAACCATGTGCAACACGCAACGAAGTCATGGTGGCATCACAGCCATCGTTTCTGCGAATGAGTCCCCCATTCCCAATTCGCTGTTCACGTATCGAATGATAAAATACCGGACCAGCCGCCAGAACGCTCTCCAAAACAAACGAGGGAAAGGTGATTGGTGAAGCAGCATGGACACAAGCCTGTTCTGTCACTTTGACAGCGCGGCTCTGGGGATCTGCGGAAGCATCATCACCCCCACCCTTGATAACTCAACGTGGGGAACGTACGAGATGTTTGTTTCAAGCAGCTGTCGGCCCGAACAACCTTGCTTTTATACAGCTTGACCGTCCAGACCTCGGACTCTACTTCGTTCATCTCTCAACTGACATTGCTCTCCTCATCTGAGCCACTCCAACGTACGAAACAGGCTTAAGCTAAGCCTACGTTGACGCTTTTTCTCCGCCACCCACATTCACCACTTGCGCAGATTGCTGCACAGACAGTTCAACCATCATGGCACAGCCGCTGGCCATTACAGCAGCCGACACCGAATTTTGCGAGGCGACACCAGAACAGCGAGAGCTGGCATGGAAGCTCAACGGCGTTGCTTGGGCCCGACCCGTGTCCATTGAAACCTACGTTGCCCGGGAAATCCACCTTTCGGAACAGGAGCTTACCAAGGATGGGAATTGCAAGTACTGGGTGCTGTACCTGAAGGGATATCCACGGCAGATCATCGCAAGTTGCGAAACCACCAGGAAAGAGGTCTTGATCTCAGAAAACGGCGTTTCGCGGGGTGGCTACGGCTACGGCATTGCCAGTGTGTACACCAACCCAGACTACCGCCGCCAGGGCATGGCTGCAACCCTGCTCCGCCACGTGCAAGAGGCTATGGATCGTGACAGCGATCTCAGCGTCTTGTACAGCGACATTGGCCGGCAGTACTATTCGAACCTGGGCTGGCATGTATTCCCCAGCGAGGAAGTCACTCTTACCTACATTCCGCCTACCTCGACTAGTAGCAACGAGACACCTGCCCTCCAACACACGCAGCCCGAGAGCATACGGTACTTGCGCATCGAGGAACTGCGCAATCTTTGTGACGTGGATAAGC is part of the Sordaria macrospora chromosome 1, complete sequence genome and harbors:
- a CDS encoding 60S ribosomal protein eL14 — its product is MADIQIGSSAWRLVEVGRVLKLETGSLATIVEIVDHKRVLVDGPSSDPKLAAPRGVVSLARTLLTPLVVEKLPRGARTGAVKKAWEAAGIDAKWKESNWAKKQLQQERRKALTDFDRFKVMRLKKQRRFEERKALAKIKASA